CCACGCCGGTGGCGGCCATGGGGCTGGGGTACGAGCACGTGCGCAGCGCCGACCTGGTGGGCAACGCGCCCAAGTGGGCCGCGGATGCGGTCGCCAAGCTGACGGCCCGCTCGGTGGAGCCGGGGAAGTACGACCTGGTGCTCATGCCGTCGCACCTGTTCCTGACCATTCACGAGAGCATCGCGCACCCCACCGAGCTGGACCGCATCATGGGGTTCGAGGCCAACTACGCGGGAACGTCGTTCATCCACCCCATCGGCGACTTTCTGGGCAAGTTCCGCTACGGCAAGGAGCTGATGAACGTGCAGGCCGAGCGCACCGCGCCCGGTGCGCTGGCCAGCGTGGGATGGGACGACGAGGGAGTGCGCCCCGACGAGTACCTGATCGTCAAGAACGGGGTCCTGAACGACCTGCAGACGACGCGTGAGCAGGCGCCGTGGCTGGCCGACTGGTACCGCCAGCAGGGCCGGCCGGTGCGCAGCCACGGCAACAGCTACGCGCAGAGCTGGTCGGACGTGCAGTTCCAGCGCATGCCCAACGTGAACCTGATGCCCGACGCGGCCAAGGATACGACGCTGCAGGAGCTGATCGGCGGGATCGAGAACGGCATCCTGATCGAGGGGCGCGGCTCGTTCTCCATCGACCAGCAGCGCTACAACGCGCAGTTCGGCGGCCAGGTGTTTCACGAAATCCGCAATGGCCGCATCGGCGACATGATCAAGGACGTGGCGTACCAGATCCGCACGCCGGAATTCTGGAACAGCATGGACGCCGTGGGCGGGCGCGGAACGTACGAGGTGCACGGCTCGTTCAACGACGGAAAGGGCCAGCCTTCGCAGAGCAACGCCGTTTCGCACGGGTGCCCGCCCGCCCGCTTCCGGGACGTCAACGTCATCAACACCGGGCGGCGCGCCTAACCCGCCGTCCCGCAACCGCTTGTGCCCCGGCCGCCCCGGCGCCGCCCCCCGCGGCGCCGGGGCGGCGGTGGTTGACGCAGGGCGTAAGCGTGCATAGTTTTTCGAGTTATCCCGAATGACGGTTCGCAGTGCCGCTTCTTCGCTCTGAAGAAAGCTTCCGTTCCCCCCTCATCCTCCGCCCGGGAGTTCGCACGCCCGATGTTTCAGAACCTCAAGGCCCGTCTGGGCCTGATTTTCCTGCTGGCCGCGCTCTGCGTTGGCATCCTCTTCTGGAACAACGCCAGAAAGGGGGCCATGGTCACCCTGGGGCTGGACCTCCAGGGCGGAACGCACCTCGCGCTCGAAATCGACGAGAGCAAGGCCGCGCTCACCTCCGCGCAGCGCAGCGAGGCCATCGACCGCGCGCTCAAGGTGGTGCGCCTTCGCGTGGACGAACTCGGCGTGGCCGAGCCCGTGGTGCAGAAGGCCGGCGACTCCCGCATCATCGTGGAGCTTGCCGGCCTGCAGAACACCAACGCGGCCAAGGACGTGATTTCCAAGGCGGCCTTCCTGGAGTTTCAGGTGGTGAAGCGCCCGGAAGAGGCGCAGTCCGTGGTGACGCGGCTTGACCAGGCGGTGGCCCGCGCCTTCCCCGCGGAAGCGGCCAAGGCCCCCGCGTCGGCGACGCCGGCGGGCGGCGTGTTCCAGCAGAAGACGCCCGCCGCCGACAGCGCGGCCGTGGGCCGGCCGTTCAGCAGCAAGCTGGCGGGCGCGGGTTCGCAGGGGCAGCTGATCGTGGCGCTCAAGGACACCGCGGCGGTCGCCCGGTACCTGCGCTCTCCGGCGGTGCTGGCCGCGCTGCCGCGCGGAACCGAGGTGCTGTGGAACGTGCCCTCGGCCGAGGAAAACAAGGACGTGCGCTCGCTGTGGCTGGTGGACAGCAAGGCCATGATCACGGGTGAATACCTGGCCAACGCCACGGCCGGCACCGACCAGCAGTTCAACCGGCCGGTGGTGTTCTTTGAGTTGAACCGCCGCGGCGGCCGCGTATTCGAGCGCGAAACGGGCCGCAACCTGCAGCGGCAGATGGCGATCGTGCTGGACAACCAGGTCTACACGGCGCCCATCATCCAGTCGCAGATCGGCCGCAACGGCCAGATCACGCTGGGCAGCAGCACGCTGGACGAGGCGAGCGACCTGGCGCTGGTGCTGCGCGCTGGCGCGCTCCCCGCGCCGCTCAAGATTGTGGAAGAGCGCAGCGTGGGCCCCACGATGGGCGCCGACTCGGTGAACAAGGGCTTTGTCGCCGGGCTGCTGGGCATCGTGGGCGTGGTGGTGATCATGCTGGCCTACTACCGGCTGGCGGGGCTGTTCGCGGTGGGCGCGCTTGCGCTGTACGTGCTGTACACGCTGGGCTCCATGGCGGCGCTGGACGCGGTGCTCACCTTTCCCGGCATCGCCGGGCTGGTGCTTTCCATCGGCATGTCGGTGGACGCCAACGTGCTGATCTTTGAGCGCATCCGCGAAGAGCTGGACGCGGGGCGCCAGGTGCGCGCGGCGGTGAGCGAGGGCTTCAAGCAGGCGCTTTCGGCCATCGTGGACTCCAACGTCACCACGCTGCTGACGGCCGCGGTGCTGTTCTACGTCGGCACCGGCCCCATCCGCGGCTTCGCGGTCACGCTGGGCATCGGCATCATCATCTCCATGTTCACGGCCATCTTCGTGACGCGGACGCTCTTCACACTGTACCTGGAGCGCCGCTCGCCGGCCGCGCAGGGTTTGTCCATCTGACGCGGACGGGAGAAAGCTGACATGCGCCTGTTTACGAACGCCAACTACCCGATCATGCATTGGCGCAAGCGCGCCTATGCGGTGACGGCCCTGCTCTTTCTTGCCACGTTCGTCGCCATGGGGGTGAACGTGGCGCAGCTGGGCTCCTGGCTCAACTACGGCGTGGACTTCCGGGGCGGCACGCTGGTGCACCTGGCGTTCAACCGTCCGGTGGAGATCACCGACGTGCGCGCCGCGGCGCGCTCCGCGGGACGTGAGGACTGGGAGATCAGCCGCTTCGGCGGCAACAACGAGGTGGTGGTGCGCAAGGAAACGTTCCAGGAAAACCTGGGACGCTCCCCGGAGGAGGACGTGCGCGACGCGCTGCGCAGCCGCTTTCCCGACAACACCTACAAGGTGGTGCGTACGGAAGCGGTGGGCCCCAAGGTGGGCAACGAGCTGCAGTACCGCGCGCTGATCGCCATTCTGATCTCGCTGGCCATCACCATGGTGTACCTGGCCGTGCGCTTCGAGTGGCGCTTCGGTCTGGCGGCCATCGCGGCGACGTTCCACGACATCCTGATCACGCTGGGCATTCTGGCCATCACGCGCAACGAGGTGTCGCTGGGCACGGTGGCGGCGTTCCTGACGATCGTGGGCTACTCGCTGAACGACACCATCGTGGTGTTCGACCGCATCCGCGAAAGCCTGGCCAAGCCGCGGCACGACCAGACGTACCTGGAGATCCTGAACCGGGCCATCAACGAGACGCTGCCGCGCACGGTGCTCACGGCGTCGGGCACGCTGGTGACGCTGATCTCGCTGTTCCTGTTCGGCGGCCCGGTGATCCGCGACTTTGCGCTGGTGCTGATCCTGGGCATCTTCATCGGTACGTTCTCGTCGATCTTCGTGGCGGCCCCGGTTCTGTACTTCATTCAGAACAAGTGGCCCAACAAGCCGGCGCGCCAGCAGGCCGCGTCGTCGCGCAGCGCCCGTCCGCGCGAGCGCACGACGGTGTAACTGAAGTGCGTTAGTGCGGGGTGCGTGAGTGCGTGAGTGCGTTTTTCGCTCTCGCGCTTCCCCGGAAGCCGCCGCGGACCGTTGAGTCCGCGG
This genomic interval from Longimicrobium terrae contains the following:
- the secF gene encoding protein translocase subunit SecF produces the protein MRLFTNANYPIMHWRKRAYAVTALLFLATFVAMGVNVAQLGSWLNYGVDFRGGTLVHLAFNRPVEITDVRAAARSAGREDWEISRFGGNNEVVVRKETFQENLGRSPEEDVRDALRSRFPDNTYKVVRTEAVGPKVGNELQYRALIAILISLAITMVYLAVRFEWRFGLAAIAATFHDILITLGILAITRNEVSLGTVAAFLTIVGYSLNDTIVVFDRIRESLAKPRHDQTYLEILNRAINETLPRTVLTASGTLVTLISLFLFGGPVIRDFALVLILGIFIGTFSSIFVAAPVLYFIQNKWPNKPARQQAASSRSARPRERTTV
- the secD gene encoding protein translocase subunit SecD; translation: MFQNLKARLGLIFLLAALCVGILFWNNARKGAMVTLGLDLQGGTHLALEIDESKAALTSAQRSEAIDRALKVVRLRVDELGVAEPVVQKAGDSRIIVELAGLQNTNAAKDVISKAAFLEFQVVKRPEEAQSVVTRLDQAVARAFPAEAAKAPASATPAGGVFQQKTPAADSAAVGRPFSSKLAGAGSQGQLIVALKDTAAVARYLRSPAVLAALPRGTEVLWNVPSAEENKDVRSLWLVDSKAMITGEYLANATAGTDQQFNRPVVFFELNRRGGRVFERETGRNLQRQMAIVLDNQVYTAPIIQSQIGRNGQITLGSSTLDEASDLALVLRAGALPAPLKIVEERSVGPTMGADSVNKGFVAGLLGIVGVVVIMLAYYRLAGLFAVGALALYVLYTLGSMAALDAVLTFPGIAGLVLSIGMSVDANVLIFERIREELDAGRQVRAAVSEGFKQALSAIVDSNVTTLLTAAVLFYVGTGPIRGFAVTLGIGIIISMFTAIFVTRTLFTLYLERRSPAAQGLSI
- a CDS encoding TldD/PmbA family protein, whose protein sequence is MKRREFLTRSAAIAAGLTVVPQAGAYAAPWSPGDADEREMAMRALDAARSAGATYADVRISRNRNQSISTRERQITGFQDSETAGFGVRVLANGAWGFAASREMNLDEVARVARQAVDQARANASARARPVELAPVERVADGRWRSPIQVDPFEVDVEEKVGLLFQANEAALRGGARFVNSSMFFLREEKTFASTDGSYTVQTLYRALPQMTVTAVSANGGDFQARQSTPVAAMGLGYEHVRSADLVGNAPKWAADAVAKLTARSVEPGKYDLVLMPSHLFLTIHESIAHPTELDRIMGFEANYAGTSFIHPIGDFLGKFRYGKELMNVQAERTAPGALASVGWDDEGVRPDEYLIVKNGVLNDLQTTREQAPWLADWYRQQGRPVRSHGNSYAQSWSDVQFQRMPNVNLMPDAAKDTTLQELIGGIENGILIEGRGSFSIDQQRYNAQFGGQVFHEIRNGRIGDMIKDVAYQIRTPEFWNSMDAVGGRGTYEVHGSFNDGKGQPSQSNAVSHGCPPARFRDVNVINTGRRA